One Spea bombifrons isolate aSpeBom1 chromosome 1, aSpeBom1.2.pri, whole genome shotgun sequence DNA window includes the following coding sequences:
- the NELFA gene encoding negative elongation factor A isoform X1 encodes MASMRESDTGLWLHNKLGSADELWAPPSIASLLTASVIDNVRLCFHNLSSAVKLKLLLGMLHLPRRTVDEMKGALTEIIQLASLDSDPWILMVTDILKSFPDTGSLNLDLEEQNPNVQDILGELREKVSECEASAMLPLECQYLNKNALTTLAGPLTPPVKHFQLKRKPKSATLRAELLQKSTETAQQLKKTAGVPFHSKGRGLVKKVDTTTPLKGIPKQAPFRSPTTPSVFSPTANRTPIAPSRTPLCKERGVKFLDIKELDVVGAGREAKRRRRTVESEVVEKTPKGETVVESATPDYAAGLVSTQKLGALNNESALPSTSYLPATPSVVPSSSYIPTSDAQQAGSVREALQTTRQPEEAIPASNTLSSQFKQRTPLYNSNSNPVPPATAPTPIPTPTSPLTPTTPHMVAPAAQPPPVTAETQPQPKKSLSLTREQMFAAQEMFKTANKVTRPEKALILGFMAGSRENPCPEQGDIIQIKLSEYTEVLPKADGTGSTTMLVDTVFEMNYSTGHWTKLKKYKPITNVS; translated from the exons ATGGCGTCGATGAGGGAGAGCGACACCGGCCTGTGGCTTCATAACAAGCTAGGCTCCGCCGACGAGCTGTGGGCGCCCCCGAGTATTGCCTCACTGCTCACCGCCTCCGTCATTGACAACGTCCGCCTATGTTTTCACAACCTCTCGTCGGCGGTGAAGCTCAAACTACTGCTTGGGATGCTGCACCTCCCGCGCCGCACCGTGGACGAG ATGAAAGGTGCTCTGACAGAGATCATCCAGCTAGCTTCGCTCGACTCCGATCCCTGGATATTAATGGTAACTGATATCTTAAAATCCTTTCCTGATACGGGTTCCCTCAATCTCGACCTTGAGGAGCAGAATCCAAATGTGCAAGATATCTTGGGAGAACTGAGGGAGAAAG TAAGTGAATGCGAGGCCTCGGCTATGCTGCCTCTGGAATGCCAGTACCTGAATAAGAACGCCCTGACCACCCTGGCCGGGCCGCTTACACCTCCAGTGAAACATTTCCAGCTAAAGCGGAAACCAAAGAGCGCCACTCTCAGGGCCGAACTTctacaaaaat CTACAGAAACAGCGCAGCAGCTGAAGAAGACGGCTGGTGTTCCTTTTCATTCAAAGGGAAGGGGCCTGGTGAAAAAAGTGGACACAACAA ctcCTCTTAAAGGTATACCAAAGCAAGCCCCATTTAGAAGTCCAACAACTCCTAGTGTATTCAGTCCAACTGCAAACAGAACGCCCATTGCACCCTCCAGGACACCTCTGTGCAAAGAGCGAGGAGTGAAG TTTTTGGACATAAAAGAGCTGGATGTTGTCGGCGCCGGCAGAGAAGCAAAGCGAAGGAGAAGGACTGTTG AATCGGAGGTTGTGGAAAAAACACCCAAAGGAGAGACTGTTGTGGAGAGCGCTACTCCAGATTACGCGGCTGGCCTTGTTTCTACACAA AAACTTGGTGCCCTGAACAACGAGAGTGCCCTACCATCTACCAGTTACTTGCCAGCCACCCCTAGTGTAGTACCATCGTCCTCTTACATACCAACCTCCGACGCACAGCAAG CTGGATCTGTTCGTGAAGCTTTGCAAACAACAAGACAGCCTGAAGAAGCCATACCAGCTAGCAATACACTTTCTTCTCAGTTTAAACAAAGGACTCCGCTGTATAATAGCAATTCCAACCCTGTCCCTCCGGCCACCGCCCCTACACCTATACCCACTCCTACCTCTCCACTCACACCCACTACACCTCATATGGTGGCTCCTGCGGCACAGCCTCCTCCAGTCACTGCAGAGACTCAACCTCAGCCCAAGAAAAGCCTCTCCCTCACT AGGGAGCAAATGTTTGCTGCACAAGAGATGTTCAAAACCGCAAACAAGGTGACCAGACCCGAGAAAGCCCTTATACTTGGCTTCATGGCAGGTTCAAGAG AGAATCCCTGTCCCGAGCAGGGCGACATCATCCAGATCAAGCTCAGCGAATACACCGAAGTCTTGCCGAAGGCGGATGGCACAGGCAGCACCACCATGCTGGTTGACACCGTATTTGAAATGAACTATTCTACTGGCCACTGGACCAAGCTCAAGAAATACAAACCAATCACGAATGTGTCGTAA
- the NELFA gene encoding negative elongation factor A isoform X2, with translation MKGALTEIIQLASLDSDPWILMVTDILKSFPDTGSLNLDLEEQNPNVQDILGELREKVSECEASAMLPLECQYLNKNALTTLAGPLTPPVKHFQLKRKPKSATLRAELLQKSTETAQQLKKTAGVPFHSKGRGLVKKVDTTTPLKGIPKQAPFRSPTTPSVFSPTANRTPIAPSRTPLCKERGVKFLDIKELDVVGAGREAKRRRRTVESEVVEKTPKGETVVESATPDYAAGLVSTQKLGALNNESALPSTSYLPATPSVVPSSSYIPTSDAQQAGSVREALQTTRQPEEAIPASNTLSSQFKQRTPLYNSNSNPVPPATAPTPIPTPTSPLTPTTPHMVAPAAQPPPVTAETQPQPKKSLSLTREQMFAAQEMFKTANKVTRPEKALILGFMAGSRENPCPEQGDIIQIKLSEYTEVLPKADGTGSTTMLVDTVFEMNYSTGHWTKLKKYKPITNVS, from the exons ATGAAAGGTGCTCTGACAGAGATCATCCAGCTAGCTTCGCTCGACTCCGATCCCTGGATATTAATGGTAACTGATATCTTAAAATCCTTTCCTGATACGGGTTCCCTCAATCTCGACCTTGAGGAGCAGAATCCAAATGTGCAAGATATCTTGGGAGAACTGAGGGAGAAAG TAAGTGAATGCGAGGCCTCGGCTATGCTGCCTCTGGAATGCCAGTACCTGAATAAGAACGCCCTGACCACCCTGGCCGGGCCGCTTACACCTCCAGTGAAACATTTCCAGCTAAAGCGGAAACCAAAGAGCGCCACTCTCAGGGCCGAACTTctacaaaaat CTACAGAAACAGCGCAGCAGCTGAAGAAGACGGCTGGTGTTCCTTTTCATTCAAAGGGAAGGGGCCTGGTGAAAAAAGTGGACACAACAA ctcCTCTTAAAGGTATACCAAAGCAAGCCCCATTTAGAAGTCCAACAACTCCTAGTGTATTCAGTCCAACTGCAAACAGAACGCCCATTGCACCCTCCAGGACACCTCTGTGCAAAGAGCGAGGAGTGAAG TTTTTGGACATAAAAGAGCTGGATGTTGTCGGCGCCGGCAGAGAAGCAAAGCGAAGGAGAAGGACTGTTG AATCGGAGGTTGTGGAAAAAACACCCAAAGGAGAGACTGTTGTGGAGAGCGCTACTCCAGATTACGCGGCTGGCCTTGTTTCTACACAA AAACTTGGTGCCCTGAACAACGAGAGTGCCCTACCATCTACCAGTTACTTGCCAGCCACCCCTAGTGTAGTACCATCGTCCTCTTACATACCAACCTCCGACGCACAGCAAG CTGGATCTGTTCGTGAAGCTTTGCAAACAACAAGACAGCCTGAAGAAGCCATACCAGCTAGCAATACACTTTCTTCTCAGTTTAAACAAAGGACTCCGCTGTATAATAGCAATTCCAACCCTGTCCCTCCGGCCACCGCCCCTACACCTATACCCACTCCTACCTCTCCACTCACACCCACTACACCTCATATGGTGGCTCCTGCGGCACAGCCTCCTCCAGTCACTGCAGAGACTCAACCTCAGCCCAAGAAAAGCCTCTCCCTCACT AGGGAGCAAATGTTTGCTGCACAAGAGATGTTCAAAACCGCAAACAAGGTGACCAGACCCGAGAAAGCCCTTATACTTGGCTTCATGGCAGGTTCAAGAG AGAATCCCTGTCCCGAGCAGGGCGACATCATCCAGATCAAGCTCAGCGAATACACCGAAGTCTTGCCGAAGGCGGATGGCACAGGCAGCACCACCATGCTGGTTGACACCGTATTTGAAATGAACTATTCTACTGGCCACTGGACCAAGCTCAAGAAATACAAACCAATCACGAATGTGTCGTAA
- the LOC128475189 gene encoding sushi, von Willebrand factor type A, EGF and pentraxin domain-containing protein 1-like produces MRVLWAALGGLCILAGWVGSQLSTNSIPLDPNEVFFDETNCSSVNTSQCAACPPGTFSSNNTEACVCCSSGSCLNLSDCVPCPAGYYQPQTSQRTCLPCPQGFYTNTSQSAACQPCQAGYYSNQTASAACTQCGKGFFSPHENASACEPCPRGSFCNVTACSTCAVCPVGEEALDEGLSECSLCRPGTYRGPADSACLLCRDGEYQDRWGADRCVLCPEDHYCPIPDIYPIKCPEDAFCPAGSSAPTYCMETFLRKAGSSCKLSPLTVALLVMCSICKTSVV; encoded by the exons ATGAGGGTCCTGTGGGCTGCCCTGGGTGGGCTCTGCATTCTAG CTGGTTGGGTTGGCAGCCAGTTGTCCACCAATTCGATCCCTTTGGATCCCAATGAAGTGTTTTTTGATGAAACCAACTGTAGCTCTGTGAACACCAGTCAGTGCGCAGCGTGTCCCCCGGGAACGTTCTCCAGTAATA ATACCGAGGCTTGTGTTTGCTGTTCGAGCGGCTCCTGCCTGAATCTGTCCGACTGCGTGCCGTGTCCAGCGGGCTACTACCAGCCCCAGACCAGTCAGCGGACCTGTCTACCCTGCCCGCAAGGCTTTTACACCAA CACAAGTCAAAGTGCTGCGTGCCAGCCGTGCCAAGCCGGCTACTATTCCAATCAGACGGCCTCTGCTGCGTGCACGCAATGTGGAAAAG GTTTCTTCTCCCCCCACGAGAATGCCTCCGCATGCGAGCCCTGCCCACGTGGGTCATTCtgcaa CGTGACCGCGTGTTCCACGTGTGCCGTCTGTCCTGTTGGGGAGGAAGCCTTGGATGAAGGATTGTCTGAATGTAGCTTATGCCGTCCAG GTACATACAGAGGGCCTGCCGACAGTGCCTGCTTATTATGCCGTGATGGAGAATATCAGGACAGATGGGGAGCAGACCGGTGCGTGCTGTGTCCTGAAGATCACTACtgtcct ATTCCTGACATCTACCCCATAAAATGCCCAGAAGATGCCTTCTGCCCTGCGGGGAGCAGCGCGCCGACCTATTGCATGGAGACGTTTCTACGCAAAGCAGGAAGCTCTTGCAAGCTTTCGCCGCTCACCGTTGCGCTGCTGGTTATGTGTTCCATATGCAA AACTTCTGTGGTGTAG